A region of Streptomyces deccanensis DNA encodes the following proteins:
- the lnt gene encoding apolipoprotein N-acyltransferase — protein sequence MTVTATPVDEPEQLEPQATPVSRVSRWVSRLLPAAAAALSGVLLYVSFPPRTLWWLALPAFAVFGWVLRGRSWKAGLGLGYLFGLGFLLPLLVWTGVEVGPGPWLALVVIEAVFVALVGAGVAVVSKLPGWPVWAAALWIAGEAARARAPFNGFPWGKIAFGQADGAFLPLAALGGTPVLGFAVVLCGFGLYEAVRLLVANRRTGEAVRRGTAAVAALCVAAPLVGALASRALVSDKAEAGTATVAVIQGNVPRLGLDFNAQRRAVLDYHARETERLAAEVKAGKVARPDFVLWPENSSDIDPFANPDARTVIEDAATAIGAPISVGGVVERDGKLYNEQILWDPEKGPVDTYDKRQIQPFGEYLPLRSLIGAINSEWTSMVRQDFSRGSEPGVFTMDGAKVGLVTCYEAAFDWAVRSEVADGAQLISVPSNNATFDRSEMTYQQLAMSRVRAVEHSRTVTVPVTSGVSAIIMPDGRITQKTGMFVPDSLVQKVPLRTSETPATRVGIAPEMLLVLVAAGGLGWAIAAGVRGRRAGGV from the coding sequence GTGACCGTCACCGCCACTCCCGTAGACGAGCCGGAACAGCTCGAACCCCAGGCCACGCCCGTGTCCCGGGTGTCCCGATGGGTCAGCCGGCTCCTCCCGGCCGCCGCCGCGGCCCTCTCCGGGGTGCTGCTCTATGTCAGCTTCCCGCCCCGCACCCTGTGGTGGCTGGCCCTGCCGGCCTTCGCGGTCTTCGGCTGGGTGCTGCGCGGACGGAGCTGGAAGGCGGGCCTCGGTCTCGGCTACCTGTTCGGCCTCGGATTCCTGCTGCCGCTGCTGGTGTGGACCGGCGTGGAGGTCGGTCCCGGTCCCTGGCTCGCGCTGGTCGTGATCGAGGCGGTGTTCGTGGCGCTCGTCGGCGCGGGCGTCGCCGTCGTGTCCAAGCTGCCCGGCTGGCCCGTGTGGGCCGCCGCCCTGTGGATCGCCGGCGAGGCGGCACGCGCGCGTGCCCCCTTCAACGGGTTCCCCTGGGGCAAGATCGCCTTCGGACAGGCGGACGGTGCATTCCTGCCCCTGGCCGCTCTCGGCGGCACACCCGTGCTCGGCTTCGCGGTCGTGCTGTGCGGCTTCGGGCTGTACGAGGCGGTCCGGCTGCTCGTGGCGAACCGGCGCACCGGCGAGGCCGTGCGCCGGGGCACCGCGGCCGTGGCCGCGCTCTGCGTGGCCGCGCCCCTGGTGGGCGCCCTCGCCTCCCGCGCGCTGGTGAGCGACAAGGCCGAGGCCGGCACGGCCACCGTGGCGGTCATCCAGGGCAACGTCCCGCGCCTGGGGCTCGACTTCAACGCCCAGCGACGGGCCGTGCTGGACTACCACGCCCGGGAGACCGAGCGGCTGGCCGCCGAGGTGAAGGCCGGCAAGGTCGCCCGGCCCGACTTCGTGCTCTGGCCGGAGAACTCCTCCGACATCGACCCGTTCGCCAACCCCGACGCCCGCACGGTGATCGAGGACGCGGCCACCGCCATCGGCGCCCCCATCTCCGTGGGCGGCGTGGTCGAGCGGGACGGCAAGCTCTACAACGAGCAGATCCTGTGGGACCCCGAGAAGGGCCCCGTCGACACCTACGACAAGCGGCAGATCCAGCCGTTCGGTGAGTACCTGCCGCTGCGGTCGCTGATCGGCGCCATCAACAGCGAGTGGACGTCCATGGTCCGCCAGGACTTCAGCCGGGGCAGCGAGCCCGGTGTGTTCACCATGGACGGGGCGAAGGTCGGACTGGTCACCTGCTACGAGGCCGCCTTCGACTGGGCCGTGCGCTCCGAGGTCGCCGACGGCGCGCAGTTGATCTCGGTGCCGAGCAACAACGCCACCTTCGACCGCAGCGAGATGACCTACCAGCAGCTCGCCATGTCCCGGGTCCGCGCCGTCGAACACAGCCGCACCGTCACCGTCCCGGTGACCAGCGGCGTCAGTGCGATCATCATGCCGGACGGCAGGATCACCCAGAAGACCGGAATGTTCGTCCCGGACTCCCTGGTGCAGAAGGTGCCGCTGCGCACCTCCGAGACGCCCGCCACCCGGGTGGGTATCGCGCCCGAGATGCTGTTGGTGCTGGTCGCGGCGGGTGGCCTCGGCTGGGCGATCGCGGCGGGTGTGCGCGGGCGGCGCGCCGGTGGCGTGTAG
- a CDS encoding O-antigen ligase family protein: protein MGVLMLGACAAWSLITAAARGGRPEGVLLAVLAVAAGYAAGRICGALLPVVAPSAGALAGIGLAVTDPHTMTGSPLVSPLGHTGATAALLVLAAGAACCAAWAARSPGLRLALRLLACGIAVTAAVLGSTTGFAACAGVLLCSLAAARMRRGLGLVGLAVATALVTATVWAVAENALPAGLTDSLEGQLTPHRILLWHDALGLVHDDPLLGAGPGRFGELSPTVAQSLSADARPHSAPLQLAAEQGLVGVALLAAVFGWVLYVLWRTPRSTPVVLTAGAALTAVAVIAAVGNALSFTTVTAGAGLLAGMATAWPLPEGEPGRAPDLDGR, encoded by the coding sequence ATGGGTGTGCTCATGCTCGGGGCGTGCGCGGCCTGGTCGCTGATCACGGCGGCGGCGCGGGGTGGCCGCCCGGAGGGGGTGCTGCTCGCGGTGCTCGCGGTGGCGGCCGGTTACGCGGCGGGCCGGATCTGCGGGGCCCTGCTGCCGGTGGTGGCGCCGTCGGCCGGCGCGTTGGCCGGAATCGGTCTGGCGGTCACCGACCCGCACACCATGACGGGCTCGCCGCTGGTCTCACCGCTCGGGCACACCGGTGCGACGGCCGCGCTGCTGGTCCTGGCCGCAGGTGCCGCCTGCTGTGCCGCCTGGGCGGCCCGCTCGCCGGGCCTGAGGCTGGCCCTGCGGCTGCTGGCCTGCGGGATCGCGGTGACCGCGGCGGTGCTCGGCTCGACCACCGGCTTCGCCGCGTGCGCCGGGGTGCTGCTGTGTTCGCTCGCGGCGGCCCGGATGCGCCGGGGCCTCGGCCTCGTGGGGTTGGCCGTCGCCACGGCCCTGGTGACGGCGACGGTCTGGGCCGTCGCCGAGAACGCCCTGCCGGCCGGGCTGACCGACTCGCTGGAGGGGCAGCTCACCCCGCATCGGATCCTGCTGTGGCACGACGCGCTCGGCCTGGTCCACGACGATCCGCTGCTCGGCGCGGGACCGGGCCGCTTCGGGGAGCTCAGCCCGACGGTCGCCCAGTCGCTGTCGGCCGACGCCCGGCCTCATTCGGCGCCCCTGCAACTGGCGGCCGAACAGGGGCTCGTCGGGGTCGCGCTGCTCGCCGCCGTGTTCGGCTGGGTCCTCTACGTCCTGTGGCGGACCCCGCGCTCCACACCGGTGGTCCTCACCGCCGGCGCGGCCCTGACCGCGGTGGCCGTGATCGCCGCCGTGGGCAACGCGCTGAGCTTCACGACGGTGACGGCGGGCGCGGGCCTGCTCGCGGGGATGGCGACGGCATGGCCCCTCCCGGAAGGGGAGCCCGGCAGGGCACCGGACCTCGACGGCCGCTAG
- a CDS encoding glutamate racemase: protein MKIALMDSGIGLLPAAAAVRRLRPDADLVISSDPDGMPWGPRTPQDLTERALAVAEAAAAHSPDALIVGCNTASVHALPALRALLEPSLPVIGTVPAIKPAASGGGPFTIWATPATTGSPYQRGLIEEFADGVPVTEVPCWGLAEAVEHADDAAIDAAIAAAAALTPDDVTTVVLGCTHYELVAERIRAAVQQPGLPPLVLHGSAGAVAAQALRRIGELPKPEADWTGSTLTVLLSGREGALPAPALAYEEGRLLATVGAAPAVRADR from the coding sequence GTGAAGATCGCGCTCATGGACTCCGGTATCGGTCTGCTCCCCGCCGCCGCCGCGGTACGGCGGCTGCGGCCCGACGCGGATCTCGTGATCTCCTCGGACCCCGACGGCATGCCCTGGGGCCCGCGCACCCCCCAGGACCTGACCGAGCGTGCTCTCGCCGTCGCCGAGGCGGCGGCCGCCCACTCGCCCGACGCGCTGATCGTCGGCTGCAACACCGCCTCCGTGCACGCCCTGCCCGCCCTGCGCGCCCTCCTCGAACCGTCTCTGCCGGTGATCGGCACGGTCCCGGCGATCAAGCCGGCCGCGTCCGGCGGCGGCCCCTTCACCATCTGGGCGACACCCGCCACCACCGGCAGCCCCTACCAGCGCGGCCTCATCGAGGAGTTCGCCGACGGCGTCCCGGTCACCGAGGTGCCCTGCTGGGGACTGGCTGAGGCGGTGGAGCACGCCGACGACGCGGCGATCGACGCCGCCATCGCCGCGGCCGCCGCGCTGACGCCCGACGACGTGACGACCGTCGTCCTGGGCTGCACCCACTACGAACTCGTCGCCGAACGCATCCGCGCGGCCGTCCAGCAGCCGGGCCTCCCGCCCCTCGTGCTGCACGGCTCCGCGGGCGCCGTGGCCGCGCAGGCGCTGCGCCGCATCGGTGAACTGCCGAAGCCCGAGGCCGACTGGACCGGATCGACGCTGACCGTCCTCCTCAGCGGCCGCGAGGGCGCGCTGCCCGCCCCGGCACTGGCCTACGAGGAGGGCCGGCTGCTCGCGACGGTCGGCGCCGCGCCGGCCGTCAGGGCGGACCGGTAA
- a CDS encoding glycosyltransferase gives MSAIAWTAAGSLAAWVWLLLGQGFFWRTDVRLPPRRDPDDWPDVCVVVPARDEAAVLPESLPSLLAQDYPGRAEVFLVDDGSSDGTGDLARELSRRFGGLPLTVSSPGEPPAGWTGKLWAVRHGMTLARARGPEFLLLTDADIAHRPDSLRALVAAARTGGFDLVSQMARLRAESVWERLVVPAFVYFFAQLYPFRRIGVRGSRTAAAAGGCVLLSVEAAERARIPDAIRQSVIDDVALAAAVKRSGGHIWLGLAERVDSVRPYPRLRDLWDMVARSAYAQLLHSPLLLAGTVLGLALVYLVPPLALVTGLVTADPATALLGGLAWLLMTATYLPMLRHYGQPLGLAPLLPFTAFLYLLMTVDSAVRHHRGRGAAWKGRTYARPDPLPDES, from the coding sequence GTGAGCGCCATCGCGTGGACCGCCGCCGGATCACTCGCCGCCTGGGTGTGGCTGCTGCTCGGCCAGGGCTTCTTCTGGCGCACGGATGTGCGCCTGCCACCCCGCCGGGATCCCGACGACTGGCCGGACGTCTGTGTCGTCGTCCCCGCCCGTGACGAGGCCGCCGTGCTGCCGGAGAGCCTGCCGTCGCTGCTGGCCCAGGACTATCCGGGCCGGGCCGAGGTCTTTTTGGTGGACGACGGCAGCTCGGACGGGACCGGTGACCTGGCCCGTGAGCTGTCCCGCAGGTTCGGCGGCCTGCCCCTGACCGTGTCCTCGCCCGGGGAGCCGCCCGCGGGCTGGACGGGCAAGCTCTGGGCCGTCCGGCACGGCATGACGCTGGCACGCGCGCGTGGCCCCGAGTTCCTGCTGCTGACGGACGCGGACATCGCGCATCGCCCCGACAGTCTGCGCGCGCTGGTGGCGGCCGCGCGCACCGGCGGCTTCGACCTGGTCTCCCAGATGGCCCGGCTGCGGGCCGAGAGCGTGTGGGAGAGGCTGGTCGTGCCCGCCTTCGTGTACTTCTTCGCCCAGCTCTATCCGTTCCGACGGATCGGCGTACGGGGTTCGCGCACCGCGGCGGCGGCGGGCGGCTGTGTGCTGCTGAGCGTCGAGGCCGCCGAGCGGGCACGGATCCCGGACGCGATCCGGCAGTCCGTCATCGACGACGTGGCGCTGGCCGCCGCGGTCAAGAGGAGCGGCGGTCACATCTGGCTGGGGCTCGCGGAGCGCGTGGACAGCGTGCGGCCCTACCCCCGGCTGCGCGACCTGTGGGACATGGTCGCCCGCAGCGCCTACGCCCAACTGCTGCACAGTCCGCTGCTGCTCGCCGGGACGGTCCTCGGCCTGGCCCTGGTCTATCTCGTCCCGCCGCTCGCGCTGGTGACGGGCCTGGTCACGGCGGACCCGGCGACAGCGCTGCTCGGGGGACTGGCCTGGCTGCTGATGACGGCGACGTACCTGCCGATGCTCCGTCACTACGGTCAGCCGCTGGGCCTCGCTCCCCTGCTGCCGTTCACCGCGTTCCTCTATCTGCTGATGACGGTCGACTCGGCGGTGCGGCACCACCGGGGGCGCGGTGCGGCCTGGAAGGGCCGCACCTACGCCCGCCCGGATCCGCTCCCGGACGAGAGCTAG
- a CDS encoding TerD family protein, which yields MSMPKGSNTAVPTAGLRVELGWRSGPGVPDADASALLLVGGKVRSDADFVFYNQPAHSSGAVRHEGKRDAGGQVTDSLLVDLTRVEPAIETVVVVASADGGTFGQVPGLYIRVLDERAGTEVARFDSADAGAETAFVLGEFYRRQGAWKFRAVGQGYSTGLEGLARDYGITVDEPQHAAAPTPTPAPVAPPAPAAPVAQPVTVPPPVRTAPPPPPAPPAAAPAPVRLTKVTLTKEAPSVSLTKQGGTSGAMRVNLNWEVRKQFKGWGSKLGRAVAMHADLDLDLCALFELSDGSKGVVQALGNAFGSLHQPPFIHLDGDDRTGAVSSGENLTINLDHKQYFRRVLIFVTIYEGARSFADLHATVTLQPQHGAPIDFSLDECTVPSTVCALALITNQGGDLIVQREARYLVPERGVSPQRTVDYAYGWGMNWTPGRK from the coding sequence ATGTCAATGCCGAAAGGATCGAACACCGCGGTACCGACGGCCGGGCTGCGCGTGGAACTGGGCTGGCGCTCCGGCCCGGGTGTGCCCGACGCCGACGCCTCGGCGCTGCTGCTCGTCGGCGGAAAGGTGCGCTCGGACGCCGACTTCGTCTTCTACAACCAGCCCGCGCACTCCTCCGGCGCCGTCCGGCACGAGGGCAAGCGTGACGCCGGCGGGCAGGTGACCGACTCGCTCCTCGTCGACCTCACGCGCGTGGAGCCCGCCATCGAGACCGTCGTGGTGGTCGCCTCGGCGGACGGCGGCACCTTCGGGCAGGTGCCCGGACTGTACATCCGGGTGCTCGACGAACGGGCGGGCACCGAGGTGGCCCGCTTCGACAGCGCGGACGCCGGCGCCGAAACCGCTTTCGTCCTGGGGGAGTTCTACCGTCGCCAGGGCGCCTGGAAGTTCCGCGCCGTCGGCCAGGGCTACAGCACCGGGCTCGAAGGCCTCGCCCGCGACTACGGCATCACGGTGGACGAGCCCCAGCACGCGGCGGCACCGACGCCCACACCGGCCCCCGTCGCCCCGCCCGCGCCCGCCGCCCCCGTCGCCCAGCCCGTCACCGTGCCACCGCCGGTGAGGACCGCCCCGCCCCCGCCTCCGGCCCCGCCCGCGGCGGCCCCGGCCCCCGTCCGCCTCACCAAGGTGACGCTCACCAAGGAGGCCCCGTCGGTCTCCCTGACCAAACAGGGCGGCACCTCCGGCGCCATGCGCGTCAACCTCAACTGGGAGGTGCGCAAGCAGTTCAAGGGATGGGGCAGCAAACTGGGCCGGGCCGTCGCCATGCACGCGGACCTCGACCTCGACCTGTGCGCCCTGTTCGAACTCTCCGACGGCAGCAAGGGAGTCGTCCAGGCACTCGGCAACGCCTTCGGCTCCCTGCACCAGCCGCCCTTCATCCACCTCGACGGCGACGACCGCACCGGAGCCGTCAGCAGCGGCGAGAACCTCACCATCAACCTCGACCACAAGCAGTACTTCCGGCGCGTCCTCATCTTCGTCACCATCTACGAGGGCGCCCGCTCCTTCGCCGACCTGCACGCCACCGTCACCCTCCAGCCGCAGCACGGCGCACCCATCGACTTCTCGCTCGACGAGTGCACCGTCCCCTCCACCGTCTGCGCCCTCGCCCTCATCACCAACCAGGGCGGCGACCTCATCGTCCAGCGCGAGGCCCGCTACCTCGTCCCCGAGCGCGGGGTGAGCCCGCAGCGCACGGTCGACTACGCCTACGGGTGGGGCATGAACTGGACCCCCGGCCGGAAATAA